The segment TGTCGGCCCGGGCATCGCCAAGTCCCTCGTTCGGCGCGCTTGCTCTGGCCCATGAGGTGCCGGTGGGTTCTTCCGCTCGGATAGCAGGCCCGCCATTGCGGGTGGCGGTGTCGTGCTCGCCGGTGCCAGGGCGGGGCTGGGCAGCGTTGGCGTGCTCCTCGTTCCTCCGGGCCGCGCGGAGGGGACGGCCGACCCGGAAGCGGGCGCCGCGCAGCGGCGGGGCGCCGGTAGCCGGAACGGCGGGTGGGGCGGTGGCGCCGGTCGGGTCGGTCGGATCGGTCGGTTCATGGACGGAGCCCGATCCGGGGCCTCCGCCGAAGCGGGCCCCGGTCGGGAACGAGCGCTGCGGGGGCACCAGGGGAGAGGCTGGTCCGGCAGGGCCCGGTGCCCAGAAGTCCTGGGCGGAGGGTTCCGGGCTGCGGCCCGGTGCGGGGGAGGGGGCGGAGCGGCCGGCCAGTCGTCCGGCCAACTGTCGTTCCTCGGCTGCCAGGAGGCGGTCGCTCAGTTCGAGGCAGCGTGCGCCGAGTCCTTCGCGGAGGGTCTGTGCCTGGGCTAGTTGTCGCACCAGTTCGGGATCGGGCTGCTGGGGCGGTCGGCCGTACGCGGGCGCGTGGTCGGGTTCATGGCCGGCCCGGACGGCTTCGGCGAGTCTGCGCTCGCGCTGTGCGGCGAACTGCCGCGCTCTCAGGAGTTCGTCCAGCTCTGCTCTGAGCATCTGGACATCGACCGAATCCGGCCCCGAATTGCGTACGGTCATCGCGCCCCGCCCGACCTCTCCATGGAGGCCACCCGACTGGCCTCCGAACACAACGACTGGTGGCCATCCTGGCGCTGCCGTACGGCGGCCACGTTACGGGAGCAAGTCTTAACCTTTTCGGGCTGGAGATGCGAGTGGCCGGTGTGGCGCGGGAGGCCGGTGCGACTCGTGAATTTCGGCCAACTTCTGTGCGGCTCACCCCACTTGCCAGGAGAATGCGCAACTCACCTACTAGTTTCCGTAGTTGATGGTCCGTCAGCTTGCCAGGCGTGCTCGCGCTTCCATCAGTGCGAAACCGAGCAGGTTCAACCCCCGCCACCGGGCGGGGGACCCGGCCCGTTCGTCGTCCGCCGCGAGCCCGATGCCCCAGATCCGGTCGAGCGGGCTGGCCTCCACGAGGACACGCCCGCCGGTGCGGAGCAGGTACGTGCGGAGCCGTTCGTCCTGTTCGAACTTCGCGGTGCTGCCAGTCACCACCAGTTCGAAACGGTGCGCCACCCACCGGTCCTCGTCGAACCCCTTGACCAGGCGCCCCAGATTCTTCGCCTCCGCGGGCGTCCGTGCCCGGAGGATCTTCGGGACGATCTCCTCGTCCTCGAACAGCCGGGCCTTCCCGGCCATCATCCAGTGTTCGGCGGTGCGGTACTGGACCCCGTCGACGCTGAACGGGGAGGGCCACCACTGGCTG is part of the Kitasatospora cineracea genome and harbors:
- a CDS encoding NADAR family protein — its product is MTTNPTSSPSEVRTLDQLTAAVASGAHPKYLYFWGHQPQRDGQIGSGALSQWWPSPFSVDGVQYRTAEHWMMAGKARLFEDEEIVPKILRARTPAEAKNLGRLVKGFDEDRWVAHRFELVVTGSTAKFEQDERLRTYLLRTGGRVLVEASPLDRIWGIGLAADDERAGSPARWRGLNLLGFALMEARARLAS